The following are encoded together in the Parabacteroides chongii genome:
- a CDS encoding hybrid sensor histidine kinase/response regulator transcription factor, whose protein sequence is MKTIYKFITAWLLLACGVFTAYGNNSPFFFSHLGVENGLSQVSVMNIFQDSDGYIWFGTRNGANRYDGYEFKIYQNEVNNPASISDNYIRRIAEDKEKNIWIGTSNGVNCIDYRTQQITRFYPQAINPEITTNAVNNFLLHADGDLYALTTRSILKCNPDKTVEEMPYLKEMDSPIHSIIQDKDGDIFIGTEDKGLYVYAADWKLKKHFLPDSSDNPEKLPISTISILLAGVANNIFIGTNEDGLCVYNKEDETFRRLNTGNSGLNNNSVRHLIPFGKDSVLIATFRGLNILNTRDMTITAVNMDMKAKGALSHYSIHSMLIDRDQTLWVGTYSAGVNYHSPFHRPTSFITPKAFAGVLGQGQEDNKGNMWFATEGAGLLYYNPRNGEQKLYPIKPLQAGNYEINILKAILIQGDSIFCATHFGSVYLFSIRKEQYQKIHDYKYNDINTLYIDSRQRLWIPTNTPDHTVMVDKGKTVNKFNVDGVEKVFRGMCLIKELEPDVFLFGAITDSAFVYDMNKKTSVNLTARLQNGDKNKRLGSISGVVKDSGQYIWIATTKGGLFRLDKDLNVIQNYQKEDGLSESYINSLSIDKEGNIWAVTGKELYKLNRPANKFEQVRPVDSPTQEYSLYANNCVSKDGTLYFSGNKGILAINPQKTITNPNIPPVYITSLQINTQVDPEGLPTYQELLPLQYDNNITLEASQGNITIRYSALNFIHSQNNSYAYMMEGADHNWHNIGNRREAYYSNLSPGKYTFRVKAANNDGVWNPEEAVLHITVNPPFYQTWWAYLIYLCILSIIVIAIVQRQHLKHEREREAKYKQLEHEKENELHEERMRMFTNFSHELRTPLTLIINPLNDLLQRVSFSPEVKDALQLIKKNTGRMLLLVNNLMDIQKYEAGKTILQKTHFNFPAFIEEMYRSFESVAQNREITFVLKNELPETFFTYYDEAEIEKVFFNLLSNAFKFTPAEGNVTIRISRITQDKCEELAMFPEQDSSTLVESRYILIEISDTGKGINKEEADKIFEPFYRSEEDVHKEVSGTGIGLSLTRSIVRQHQGCIWTNSPEETGTTFLILLPDTAKQEVKKEEEPPLSHSSEISKKVALLVEETETRNKQTVLLVDDNQEVLQYLEHQLQLDYIVLKASNGKEALELLETTSPHIIVSDVMMPEMNGLELCKRIKESQHLCHIPVILLTGKSMVSQIEEGLEAGADDYIIKPFHVAILKARIRNLLSIREKMKNIYGESLSLRNLGVEEPEEDNDFLTQYIEIVKANISNQDLDVSVIYQTLGMSRANFYRKVKAVTGLSPIELIKNIRLEAGAKLLKESNMNVSEIAQHIGFSSRSYFARSFKAVYGMSPTEYQESK, encoded by the coding sequence ATGAAGACTATATACAAATTTATCACAGCCTGGCTTCTCCTTGCCTGTGGCGTGTTTACGGCTTACGGCAATAACAGCCCTTTCTTCTTTTCCCACCTGGGAGTAGAAAACGGCTTGTCGCAGGTATCCGTTATGAATATATTCCAGGACTCGGACGGGTATATATGGTTCGGTACACGCAACGGGGCGAATCGTTACGACGGATATGAATTCAAAATATATCAGAATGAGGTAAACAACCCGGCTTCTATCAGTGACAATTACATCCGCCGGATCGCCGAAGACAAGGAGAAAAACATCTGGATCGGCACCTCCAACGGGGTCAACTGCATCGACTACCGGACGCAACAGATCACGCGTTTCTATCCCCAGGCTATCAACCCGGAGATAACGACGAATGCGGTCAATAACTTCCTTCTCCATGCAGACGGCGATCTTTATGCCCTCACCACCCGAAGCATATTAAAGTGTAATCCGGATAAGACGGTCGAAGAAATGCCTTACCTGAAAGAAATGGATTCGCCCATTCATTCCATTATCCAGGATAAGGACGGGGATATTTTTATCGGAACGGAAGATAAAGGTCTCTATGTATACGCTGCCGACTGGAAGCTGAAAAAACATTTCCTTCCGGATAGTTCCGACAACCCGGAAAAACTTCCTATAAGTACGATATCCATATTATTGGCTGGCGTAGCCAATAATATATTCATTGGTACCAATGAAGACGGTCTATGTGTTTATAATAAGGAAGACGAAACATTCAGACGCCTCAACACCGGCAACTCGGGCCTCAACAACAACTCCGTACGCCATCTTATTCCATTCGGCAAAGATTCGGTATTGATCGCCACCTTCAGGGGACTCAACATCCTGAACACCCGCGACATGACCATCACGGCTGTCAACATGGATATGAAAGCGAAAGGAGCACTCAGCCATTACTCCATCCATAGTATGCTGATCGACCGCGACCAGACACTCTGGGTCGGTACCTATTCCGCCGGTGTTAACTACCACAGCCCTTTCCATAGACCGACCTCATTCATCACTCCGAAGGCTTTTGCCGGTGTACTGGGACAAGGTCAGGAAGATAACAAAGGTAATATGTGGTTCGCCACGGAAGGAGCAGGATTGCTTTATTACAACCCACGGAACGGCGAACAGAAGCTCTACCCCATAAAACCTTTGCAAGCCGGGAATTATGAAATAAACATCCTCAAAGCTATCCTGATACAGGGGGATTCCATATTCTGTGCCACGCACTTCGGTTCCGTCTACCTTTTTTCCATCCGTAAGGAGCAATACCAGAAGATACATGACTACAAATACAACGATATCAACACCTTATATATAGACAGCCGGCAACGGTTATGGATACCGACCAATACACCCGACCATACCGTCATGGTGGACAAGGGTAAGACGGTCAACAAGTTTAACGTAGACGGTGTGGAAAAGGTATTCCGGGGAATGTGCCTGATTAAAGAACTGGAACCGGACGTATTTCTATTCGGGGCCATCACCGATAGTGCTTTTGTTTACGACATGAACAAGAAAACGTCTGTCAACCTCACCGCCCGGTTGCAGAACGGCGATAAAAACAAACGGTTGGGAAGTATATCCGGTGTCGTGAAAGATTCCGGACAATATATATGGATAGCCACCACCAAAGGTGGCTTGTTCCGGCTCGATAAAGACCTCAACGTAATACAGAACTATCAGAAGGAAGATGGTCTGTCGGAAAGCTACATCAATTCGCTTTCAATCGATAAAGAGGGAAATATATGGGCCGTGACCGGCAAAGAATTATACAAACTGAACCGTCCGGCAAACAAGTTCGAACAGGTCAGGCCGGTCGACAGCCCTACACAGGAATACTCGTTATATGCCAACAACTGCGTTTCAAAAGACGGGACTCTTTATTTCTCCGGGAATAAAGGAATACTGGCCATCAATCCGCAAAAAACGATTACGAACCCGAACATACCTCCCGTCTATATCACTTCATTACAAATAAACACGCAGGTAGACCCGGAAGGGTTGCCGACTTACCAGGAACTGTTGCCCCTGCAATACGACAACAACATCACGCTCGAAGCCAGCCAGGGAAACATCACCATCCGCTATTCGGCACTCAACTTCATCCATTCCCAAAATAATTCGTACGCTTATATGATGGAAGGGGCCGACCATAACTGGCACAACATCGGAAACCGCCGGGAAGCCTATTACAGTAACTTATCCCCGGGAAAATACACTTTCCGCGTGAAAGCCGCCAACAACGATGGTGTCTGGAATCCGGAAGAGGCCGTCTTGCACATCACCGTAAACCCTCCCTTCTACCAGACCTGGTGGGCTTACCTGATCTATCTATGTATCCTGTCGATCATCGTGATAGCCATCGTACAGCGACAGCACCTCAAACACGAACGGGAACGGGAGGCCAAGTACAAACAGCTGGAACATGAGAAGGAAAACGAACTGCACGAAGAACGTATGCGTATGTTCACCAACTTCTCGCATGAGCTGAGAACTCCGCTCACATTGATCATTAATCCGTTGAACGACCTGTTGCAACGGGTCAGTTTCTCTCCGGAAGTAAAGGATGCCCTGCAATTGATCAAAAAGAATACCGGACGTATGTTGCTGCTCGTTAACAACCTGATGGATATCCAGAAATACGAAGCCGGCAAAACGATCCTTCAAAAGACTCATTTCAATTTCCCGGCATTCATCGAGGAGATGTACCGCTCCTTCGAAAGTGTGGCACAGAACCGGGAGATAACATTTGTATTGAAAAACGAACTGCCGGAAACGTTCTTTACCTATTACGATGAGGCCGAAATAGAGAAAGTCTTTTTCAACCTGCTGTCGAATGCGTTCAAGTTCACTCCGGCAGAAGGAAACGTGACAATACGGATCAGCCGGATAACGCAAGACAAATGCGAAGAACTGGCCATGTTCCCCGAACAGGACAGTTCTACCCTAGTAGAATCCCGCTATATCCTGATAGAAATAAGCGATACCGGAAAGGGAATCAACAAAGAGGAAGCCGACAAGATATTCGAACCCTTCTACCGCTCGGAAGAGGATGTACACAAAGAAGTGTCCGGCACCGGAATAGGATTAAGCCTGACACGTTCGATCGTACGGCAACACCAGGGATGTATCTGGACGAACAGTCCGGAGGAAACAGGGACAACTTTCCTGATCCTTCTCCCCGACACTGCCAAACAAGAGGTAAAAAAAGAGGAAGAGCCTCCCCTGTCCCACTCTTCCGAAATCAGTAAAAAGGTGGCTTTGCTTGTAGAAGAAACGGAAACCCGCAACAAACAAACGGTTCTGCTGGTAGATGACAATCAGGAAGTCCTGCAATATCTGGAACATCAATTGCAGCTCGATTACATCGTTTTGAAAGCGAGCAATGGGAAAGAAGCGCTTGAACTGCTGGAGACAACTTCCCCTCATATAATCGTCAGCGACGTCATGATGCCTGAAATGAACGGACTGGAACTATGCAAACGTATCAAGGAAAGTCAACACCTCTGCCACATCCCCGTGATCCTGCTGACAGGTAAGTCGATGGTATCACAGATAGAGGAAGGACTGGAGGCCGGAGCCGACGATTACATCATAAAGCCGTTCCACGTCGCGATCTTGAAAGCACGCATAAGAAACCTGCTTTCTATTCGCGAAAAGATGAAAAACATATACGGTGAATCGCTGAGTCTCCGTAACCTGGGAGTGGAAGAACCCGAAGAGGACAACGACTTCCTGACTCAATACATCGAGATCGTAAAGGCAAACATCTCCAATCAGGATCTGGACGTATCGGTTATTTATCAGACACTTGGTATGAGTCGTGCCAATTTCTACCGGAAAGTAAAAGCGGTAACGGGTCTATCCCCCATCGAACTGATAAAGAATATCCGCCTCGAAGCCGGAGCCAAACTGCTGAAAGAATCCAATATGAATGTGTCTGAGATAGCCCAGCACATCGGTTTCAGTAGCCGTTCTTATTTCGCCCGAAGCTTCAAGGCTGTATACGGAATGTCGCCTACCGAGTATCAAGAAAGTAAATGA
- a CDS encoding glycoside hydrolase family 88/105 protein has translation MISKRIPFKHIAAVIMLGCAAVSLQAADLKKDEVTTIARKVADWQIKEFPTNKYAVSEPKGWIAGALYMGMFDWAELSGDEQYFDWMKKVFNRQHWQVADRMYHADDVCVSQTYIDMYGKYKEDKMLLPTLARIDWVVNNPSKGGMDIDYSKPLSYERWSWCDALFMAPAVYTRLYTLTGNRKYMIFADAEFKATYNHLYDKEEKLFFRDSRYFNQKEANGQKVFWGRGNGWVIGGLAEILKTLPADDSEYRPFYLQLFKEISERLAGLQNKDGFWHASLLDPASYPSPETSATGFIVYGLAYGVNQGYLPADKYLPVIEKGWAALCSAVESDGKLGWVQPVGADPRKVTKEMTELYGTGAFLMAACEIYRLVR, from the coding sequence ATGATTTCAAAACGAATACCATTTAAACACATTGCTGCTGTTATTATGCTAGGATGTGCAGCAGTCTCTCTACAGGCTGCCGATTTAAAAAAAGATGAAGTAACAACCATCGCACGTAAAGTAGCAGACTGGCAGATCAAAGAGTTCCCCACTAATAAATATGCTGTCAGTGAACCAAAAGGCTGGATTGCAGGGGCTCTTTATATGGGGATGTTCGACTGGGCAGAACTCAGTGGAGACGAACAGTATTTCGACTGGATGAAAAAAGTATTCAACCGTCAACACTGGCAGGTGGCCGACCGGATGTATCATGCCGACGATGTTTGCGTATCGCAGACTTATATCGACATGTATGGTAAATATAAGGAAGATAAAATGCTACTCCCTACGCTGGCACGCATCGATTGGGTAGTCAACAACCCTTCCAAAGGCGGTATGGATATCGATTACAGCAAACCACTGTCCTACGAACGCTGGTCATGGTGCGACGCATTGTTTATGGCACCGGCTGTATATACCCGCCTCTACACGCTTACCGGCAATAGAAAGTATATGATTTTCGCCGATGCAGAATTTAAGGCCACCTACAATCATCTATACGACAAAGAAGAAAAACTCTTCTTCCGTGATAGTCGCTACTTCAACCAAAAAGAAGCAAACGGGCAGAAAGTATTTTGGGGACGAGGCAATGGCTGGGTAATCGGCGGACTGGCTGAAATATTAAAGACACTCCCGGCCGACGATAGCGAATACCGCCCTTTCTACCTGCAACTATTCAAAGAGATCAGCGAACGTCTGGCCGGATTGCAAAACAAAGACGGTTTCTGGCATGCCAGCCTTTTAGATCCCGCCAGCTATCCGTCACCGGAAACAAGTGCCACCGGATTTATCGTTTACGGACTGGCTTATGGCGTCAACCAGGGATATCTTCCGGCCGACAAATACCTCCCGGTTATAGAAAAAGGATGGGCTGCTTTATGCTCTGCCGTAGAGAGCGACGGTAAACTGGGTTGGGTACAACCCGTTGGAGCCGACCCCCGCAAAGTAACCAAAGAAATGACCGAACTATACGGAACCGGAGCCTTCCTGATGGCAGCTTGCGAGATCTACCGACTGGTCAGATAA
- a CDS encoding RagB/SusD family nutrient uptake outer membrane protein has product MSRQLDGNLPPCNKAAERKNRILSLLFFFMAFISVQVYAQEIKVSGNVIRELVGEELRRFTLVRTGKLLERTKKYNSVSGPKMDEHHALWPIPQSVIDSNTGAEYPQNPGYSK; this is encoded by the coding sequence ATGAGCAGACAACTGGACGGGAACCTGCCTCCCTGTAATAAGGCAGCAGAACGAAAGAACAGGATTCTTTCTTTATTATTCTTCTTTATGGCGTTTATATCCGTACAGGTATATGCGCAAGAGATTAAAGTATCCGGAAATGTTATCCGCGAACTAGTTGGTGAAGAACTGCGTCGCTTTACTTTGGTGAGAACCGGTAAATTATTGGAACGTACTAAAAAGTACAACTCCGTCAGCGGTCCGAAGATGGATGAACACCACGCATTGTGGCCTATTCCTCAATCTGTAATCGATTCTAATACAGGTGCTGAATATCCTCAAAATCCGGGATACAGTAAATAA
- a CDS encoding glycoside hydrolase family 3 C-terminal domain-containing protein gives MVNSDKNREVSLRAARESIVLLKNENNTLPLSKNIKNIAVIGPQADEVKSLTSRYGSHNPNVITGLQGLKNLLGDNVNLMYAKGCNVRDKNFPQSDVMFFELSDKEKEKIDEAVEIAKKAEVAIIYVGDDFRTIGESRSRVNLDLSGRQKELVRAVQATGTPVVLVLFNGRPVTLNWENANLPAIVEAWYPGEFSGQAVAEVLFGDYNPGGKLSTTFPKSVGQIPWAFPFKPNATGKGFARVDGELYPFGYGLSYTTFEISDLQPATTRITDGDTLTVTCKVKNTGAIKGDEVVQLYLNDETSSISRFEKELCGFERVTLEPGEEKTVTFKVNRRAYGMYNDKNEFIVEPGKFFLFAGNSSKSTPLNAEFYVE, from the coding sequence GTGGTAAACAGTGATAAGAACCGGGAAGTATCTCTTCGTGCTGCCCGCGAGTCGATCGTTCTCCTGAAAAACGAGAACAATACGCTTCCTTTATCGAAAAACATCAAGAATATTGCAGTGATCGGCCCGCAAGCCGACGAAGTGAAATCACTTACATCCCGTTACGGTTCACACAACCCGAATGTAATAACAGGTTTGCAGGGATTAAAGAACTTATTGGGAGACAACGTAAACCTGATGTATGCCAAAGGATGTAATGTCAGAGACAAGAATTTCCCACAAAGTGATGTAATGTTCTTCGAACTGAGCGATAAAGAAAAAGAAAAAATCGACGAAGCGGTAGAAATAGCTAAAAAAGCAGAAGTAGCCATCATTTACGTAGGCGATGACTTCCGTACGATCGGTGAATCCAGAAGTCGTGTCAACCTGGATTTGTCAGGTAGACAAAAAGAACTGGTACGTGCTGTACAGGCAACCGGAACTCCCGTCGTACTGGTTCTCTTCAACGGACGTCCGGTTACCCTGAACTGGGAAAACGCCAACCTGCCTGCCATTGTGGAAGCCTGGTATCCGGGAGAATTTTCCGGACAAGCCGTAGCCGAAGTATTATTCGGCGACTACAATCCCGGAGGTAAACTATCGACAACCTTCCCTAAGTCAGTCGGACAAATCCCCTGGGCTTTCCCTTTCAAGCCGAATGCTACCGGTAAAGGTTTCGCCCGTGTAGATGGTGAACTTTATCCATTCGGTTACGGACTGAGTTATACTACTTTTGAAATCAGCGACCTCCAACCGGCAACAACCCGGATCACAGATGGCGATACCCTGACCGTAACCTGCAAAGTAAAAAATACAGGAGCCATAAAAGGGGACGAAGTGGTTCAGCTTTATTTGAATGATGAAACATCTTCCATTTCCCGTTTTGAAAAAGAACTATGCGGTTTCGAACGCGTTACTTTGGAACCGGGTGAAGAAAAGACAGTCACTTTCAAAGTAAACCGTCGTGCTTACGGTATGTATAACGACAAAAATGAATTTATTGTAGAACCTGGAAAGTTCTTCCTGTTTGCCGGAAACTCTTCCAAGTCAACCCCGTTAAATGCTGAATTTTATGTGGAATAG
- a CDS encoding ligand-binding sensor domain-containing protein: MIKHVQIALISLLSLLSLSGYSQSTSPYFFSQIGIEDGLTQGSVGKIYQDTDGYLWVGTQGGLHRYDGYEFKVFKNNPADSCSLTDNNIQDIAEDRNKNIWVITDNGVHKITHQTETIKRYYVKETRFMHCCLLSKNGEFLLAGEKYLYQYDEQGDSLVYKDWLTSTPIAPNIKAMQEDEEGNLYVASSQSGLVVLNKQKEVIHYYKHDPDDPSSLIKGSICGLFTDSNNRLWILSETSGICYLDKANNKFVHLNTANSALSSNVVRTIVEEESGTLLLGTFAGLNRLDLKTLQVTPYKFNPEEPGALSYYSVHSLLKDNTGALWVGTWKGLNYYSPARKQFYQITPNAFTGLLGMGQEDENGNIWFATEGAGLFCYNPETQSQQFYPKKSPYKSNYSSNIFKSLLIKGDSIICATNAGSVYLFSKKRKDYRLLYDYNRGDIYTLLYDNKGRLWIPTNSSSGLVLIDKNKEINQFPINGETRKFFFVSALKEIEPDIFIMGTLKQELYRYDMKQGTLKTISSLELNLPENSKPGAISTILTDSLQNIWVSFFGSGIYRFDREMNLLKHYADDNGITDGYIYTMIQGKDQTIWALSGNSLYYYKPETDHFISVHNTSQQVLEFTRQAGTCDSKGTLYFPGNKGILCFNPIQMNKNTYIPPVYLTTLSINNFPVEFGNNKSIRLKADETNISIGYTAPDFISPSQNQYAYKMEGVENEWNYVKGRRVAYYSNLAPGSYNFKVKVANNEGYWNPQETSLSITVLPPLYKTWWAYLLYITVICTIIWKFVYHQKVRHELESNIRFKQLEQDKMKELHEERMRLFTNFSHELRHFLWIISIISFRSHLVQG; the protein is encoded by the coding sequence ATGATAAAGCACGTACAAATAGCATTAATAAGTCTACTCTCTCTACTATCCCTTTCAGGTTATAGTCAGAGTACATCTCCCTATTTTTTTTCGCAGATTGGGATTGAAGACGGATTGACACAAGGGTCTGTTGGAAAGATATACCAGGACACAGACGGATATTTATGGGTAGGAACCCAGGGAGGTTTACACCGGTATGACGGATACGAATTTAAAGTTTTCAAAAATAATCCAGCTGATTCCTGTTCTTTAACAGATAATAATATACAAGACATTGCCGAAGACAGGAATAAGAATATCTGGGTCATTACAGATAACGGTGTTCACAAAATAACGCATCAAACAGAGACAATCAAACGATATTATGTGAAAGAAACCCGTTTCATGCACTGCTGTCTGCTGAGTAAAAACGGGGAATTCCTACTTGCCGGAGAAAAGTATCTTTACCAATACGATGAACAAGGTGATTCACTTGTCTATAAAGATTGGTTGACCTCCACTCCTATCGCTCCCAATATAAAAGCCATGCAGGAAGATGAAGAAGGCAATCTGTATGTAGCCAGTTCTCAATCCGGACTTGTCGTACTAAACAAACAAAAAGAAGTTATACATTATTATAAACACGATCCGGACGATCCGTCTTCCCTTATTAAAGGGAGTATTTGCGGATTATTTACTGATAGCAACAATCGGTTATGGATACTTTCCGAGACATCGGGAATATGCTATTTGGATAAGGCTAATAACAAATTTGTTCATTTGAATACGGCTAATTCAGCTCTGAGCAGCAACGTAGTCCGAACAATAGTGGAAGAAGAGTCCGGCACATTATTACTCGGCACTTTTGCCGGATTGAACCGTCTCGATCTGAAAACACTCCAGGTGACTCCTTATAAATTCAATCCGGAAGAACCCGGTGCATTGAGTTATTATTCCGTACACAGCCTTCTTAAAGACAATACCGGAGCTTTATGGGTGGGAACCTGGAAAGGGCTAAATTATTACAGTCCTGCCCGGAAACAATTCTATCAAATTACCCCTAATGCTTTTACCGGATTATTAGGAATGGGACAAGAAGATGAAAACGGCAATATTTGGTTCGCCACAGAAGGAGCCGGTTTGTTCTGTTATAATCCGGAGACACAGAGCCAACAGTTTTATCCCAAAAAGTCACCGTATAAAAGCAATTACAGTTCCAACATATTCAAATCGCTGCTGATCAAAGGCGACAGCATTATTTGTGCAACCAATGCCGGTTCTGTTTATCTGTTTTCTAAGAAAAGAAAAGATTACCGATTGCTTTATGATTATAACCGCGGTGATATCTATACGCTATTATATGACAATAAAGGTAGATTATGGATTCCAACTAATTCCAGTTCCGGATTGGTTTTAATTGATAAAAACAAAGAAATCAACCAGTTCCCAATAAACGGAGAAACCAGGAAATTCTTCTTCGTCTCCGCATTAAAAGAAATAGAACCGGATATTTTTATCATGGGAACGCTTAAACAGGAACTTTACAGGTACGACATGAAACAGGGAACACTCAAAACCATCTCTTCCCTGGAACTAAACCTGCCTGAAAATTCGAAACCCGGTGCCATCAGTACAATCCTGACTGATTCCTTGCAGAATATATGGGTCTCATTTTTCGGCAGCGGCATATATCGGTTTGATCGGGAGATGAATTTGCTCAAACATTATGCGGATGACAATGGTATAACTGATGGCTATATCTACACGATGATACAGGGTAAAGATCAAACCATATGGGCTTTATCCGGAAATAGTCTATATTATTACAAACCAGAGACGGATCATTTCATCTCTGTCCACAATACCAGCCAACAGGTTTTGGAGTTTACCCGACAGGCAGGAACCTGTGATAGCAAAGGAACACTCTATTTCCCCGGGAATAAAGGGATATTGTGTTTTAACCCCATTCAAATGAACAAAAACACATATATACCTCCCGTCTATCTAACCACCTTGTCTATTAATAATTTTCCGGTAGAATTTGGGAATAACAAATCGATCCGGTTAAAGGCTGACGAAACCAATATTTCTATCGGATATACTGCTCCAGACTTTATTTCACCCTCACAAAATCAATATGCTTACAAAATGGAAGGGGTAGAAAATGAGTGGAACTATGTAAAGGGGCGAAGAGTAGCTTATTATAGTAATTTAGCTCCAGGCAGTTACAATTTCAAAGTAAAGGTGGCAAACAACGAAGGATACTGGAACCCGCAGGAAACTTCTTTAAGCATTACAGTATTACCTCCTTTATATAAAACGTGGTGGGCTTATCTATTGTATATCACAGTGATATGCACTATTATATGGAAGTTTGTATACCATCAAAAGGTACGTCATGAACTGGAAAGTAATATCCGTTTTAAACAGCTTGAACAGGATAAAATGAAGGAATTACACGAGGAACGTATGAGATTATTTACCAACTTCTCACACGAACTACGTCACTTTCTTT